TGTTCTCGCGCGATCACGGGCGCATTGCGCTCGTCGCGAAGGGCGCGAAGCGGCCGCATTCCGCGCTGCGCGGCGTGCTGCAAACCTTCCAGCCGCTCGGCCTTTCGTGGACCGGCAAAGGCGAAGTCCGCACGCTGACCACCGCCGAATGGGTCGGCGGCATGCTGCCGCTGCGCGGCGACGCGCTCCTGTGCGGCTTCTATGTCAACGAGTTGCTCGTCAAGTTCTGCGCGCGCGAGGACCCGCATCCCGCGCTTTTCAATCACTATGTGCTGACGCTGTCGCGGCTCGCGCACGACGAGCCCGCCGTGCAGGTGTTGCGTTCCTTCGAGCGCGTGCTGTTGCGCGAAACCGGCTACGCGATGGCGCTCACGCACACCGTGACGCGTGAGGCCGTGCTGCCCGAAGGCCGCTATACCTTCGATCCCGAGCGCGGCGTGCGCGAAGCCTCCGACGATCTCCCTGCGCAATGGCCGGTCATCGCGGGGCAGACGCTGATCGACATGGAGCGCGATGACTACAGCAGCCCGCAGACCGGCACGCAGAGTAAGACTTTGATGCGCTTTCTGCTCAACTATCATCTGGGCGGCGCGCCGCTCGCCACCCGTCAGATTCTGATCGACCTGCAAAACCTATGAGCTTCTTTCTTTCATCGCCCGCGAGCGTGATCGATCTCGGCGTGAACATCGATCACGTCGCCACGCTGCGCAACGCACGCGGCACGTCGTATCCCGATCCCATTCGCGCCGCGCTCGCCGCCGAAGAAGCGGGCGCGGACGCCATCACGCTGCATCTGCGCGAAGATCGCCGTCATATCGTCGATGCCGACGTTCGAACGCTGCGTCCGCTTCTCAAGACGCGCATGAATCTGGAATGCGCCGTGACGCGCGAAATGCTCGACATCGCGTGCGAG
This Caballeronia sp. LZ062 DNA region includes the following protein-coding sequences:
- the recO gene encoding DNA repair protein RecO, producing MDAGSNDAWMTPPADDRPEDDSGASERPAPKRRRASSSAAAGTNAQRPRPRPRSDFRVSEQPGFVLHSYPYRETSLIIDVFSRDHGRIALVAKGAKRPHSALRGVLQTFQPLGLSWTGKGEVRTLTTAEWVGGMLPLRGDALLCGFYVNELLVKFCAREDPHPALFNHYVLTLSRLAHDEPAVQVLRSFERVLLRETGYAMALTHTVTREAVLPEGRYTFDPERGVREASDDLPAQWPVIAGQTLIDMERDDYSSPQTGTQSKTLMRFLLNYHLGGAPLATRQILIDLQNL